From the genome of Maridesulfovibrio ferrireducens, one region includes:
- the trpB gene encoding tryptophan synthase subunit beta, with translation MTDNATINADGFFGEYGGQYVPEQLIPILNELADTYNKFKDDDEFKREFEYYLAKYSGRPTPLYLCSNLTNNLGGAKIYLKREDLNHLGAHKVNNTIGQILLAKRMGKKKIIAETGAGQHGVATAATAALMGMECTIYMGAVDVERQKLNVFRMQMMGAKVISAESGQRTLKEAVDEALGAWIQNADDTFYLLGSAVGPHPYPTMVRDFQSVIGKEAREQCLEDEGRLPDYCIACVGGGSNAIGLFSEFVKDENVKLVGVEPAGRSLEPGEHAATLCLGEPGIMHGFNSYMLKDDEGEPAPVYSISAGLDYPSVGPEHSHLKDLGRAEYVHASDKEAVEAFFTLSQKEGIIPALESSHALAYAMKLAPTLPKENIIIVNLSGRGDKDVAEIESLISKGDFCMP, from the coding sequence ATGACTGACAATGCAACAATCAATGCAGACGGTTTTTTTGGTGAATACGGTGGACAATATGTTCCCGAACAGCTCATCCCGATCCTTAATGAGCTTGCCGACACGTACAACAAATTTAAAGACGATGATGAATTCAAACGTGAATTCGAATACTATCTCGCAAAATATTCCGGGCGCCCCACTCCGCTTTATCTCTGTTCAAATCTCACGAATAACCTTGGTGGAGCGAAAATCTATCTGAAAAGAGAAGATTTAAACCATCTCGGCGCGCACAAAGTAAACAATACCATCGGTCAAATTCTGCTTGCCAAACGCATGGGCAAAAAGAAAATCATAGCCGAAACTGGAGCCGGACAACACGGAGTTGCAACCGCTGCAACAGCCGCTCTCATGGGTATGGAATGCACCATTTACATGGGAGCAGTGGATGTTGAAAGACAGAAACTAAATGTTTTCCGTATGCAAATGATGGGCGCAAAAGTTATTTCGGCTGAATCCGGACAGCGCACTCTTAAAGAAGCCGTTGACGAAGCTCTAGGTGCATGGATTCAAAACGCAGACGACACATTTTATCTGCTAGGCTCAGCTGTCGGACCGCATCCTTATCCGACCATGGTCCGCGACTTCCAGTCCGTTATCGGCAAAGAAGCAAGAGAGCAGTGCCTCGAAGACGAAGGACGCTTGCCTGACTACTGTATTGCCTGCGTAGGCGGAGGATCAAATGCGATCGGCCTTTTCTCTGAATTCGTCAAAGATGAAAATGTTAAACTAGTTGGAGTAGAACCGGCAGGACGCAGCCTTGAACCCGGCGAACACGCTGCAACTCTCTGCCTTGGTGAACCCGGAATAATGCATGGTTTTAATTCTTACATGCTTAAAGATGATGAAGGTGAACCGGCTCCGGTTTATTCAATCTCTGCCGGACTGGATTACCCAAGCGTCGGCCCCGAACATTCACACCTCAAAGATCTAGGCAGAGCTGAATACGTTCATGCCTCTGATAAAGAAGCAGTAGAAGCCTTCTTCACTCTTTCCCAGAAGGAAGGAATCATCCCCGCGTTGGAATCATCACACGCGCTGGCATATGCCATGAAGCTTGCTCCGACTCTGCCCAAAGAGAATATAATCATCGTCAACTTATCCGGTCGCGGAGATAAAGACGTTGCTGAAATCGAAAGCCTGATCAGTAAAGGCGACTTCTGCATGCCTTAA
- the fsa gene encoding fructose-6-phosphate aldolase: MEFFLDTANIDEIRKAQSQGLLDGVTTNPTLLSREGGDWRKQAQTICNEVQGPVSLEVMGETADEMVNEAEDLSQFGENVVIKIPMTSEGLIATKALYKKGMKTNVTLVFSPLQALLAAKAGATYVSPFVGRLDGISHDGMELISQIRTIFDNYDFSTKILVASIRNPLHVLDSALIGADVATIPYKIISELAKHPLTDQGLAAFKTDWDSLTK, translated from the coding sequence ATGGAATTTTTTTTAGATACAGCAAATATTGATGAAATCAGAAAAGCTCAGAGTCAGGGACTTCTTGACGGAGTGACCACAAATCCTACACTTCTTTCCCGTGAAGGCGGAGACTGGCGTAAGCAGGCGCAGACTATTTGTAATGAAGTTCAAGGGCCTGTCAGCCTCGAAGTGATGGGCGAGACTGCCGATGAGATGGTTAACGAAGCAGAAGATCTTTCGCAGTTCGGTGAAAATGTAGTCATTAAAATACCTATGACTTCCGAAGGCTTGATAGCTACAAAGGCCCTTTATAAAAAAGGAATGAAGACCAACGTAACTCTTGTGTTTTCTCCTCTTCAAGCTCTTTTAGCGGCTAAAGCCGGTGCTACTTATGTAAGTCCTTTTGTGGGCAGGCTTGATGGCATTTCTCACGATGGAATGGAATTGATTTCACAGATACGGACAATTTTCGATAACTATGATTTTTCCACTAAAATTCTGGTGGCGAGTATTCGTAATCCTTTGCATGTTCTCGATTCGGCTTTGATCGGCGCAGATGTGGCGACTATTCCGTATAAGATTATCAGCGAGCTTGCCAAGCATCCCCTGACAGATCAGGGATTAGCGGCATTCAAAACTGATTGGGATAGTTTGACTAAGTAG
- a CDS encoding 4Fe-4S binding protein has product MTCSKLRLICFSPTRTTKRVLKAIAEGVDAKELTISDVTKKDGVPDDFDCSKDDLVIIGAPVYSGRLPSVVLDRLATLKGNSVPVVLVVVYGNRAYEDALLELTDIAEGAGFKTVAGAAFIGEHSFSTSATPLSVGRPDFVDIDKAKSFGAELASKFSSNGFASDSKLKVPGNKPYKTKSASASVSPISLDNCELCGSCERVCPTGAIAVGAHVITDGDKCILCCACIKVCTAGFRKMEIPKILKVTQFLADTCKDRKEPEIYY; this is encoded by the coding sequence ATGACTTGTTCTAAGCTTCGGTTGATTTGTTTTTCTCCTACAAGAACAACAAAGCGCGTGCTGAAAGCTATTGCCGAAGGTGTTGATGCAAAGGAATTGACCATTTCTGATGTGACCAAAAAGGATGGAGTGCCGGATGATTTTGATTGTTCAAAGGATGATCTGGTCATAATCGGAGCACCTGTCTACTCAGGACGTTTGCCATCAGTTGTACTCGACAGGCTGGCAACTTTGAAAGGAAACAGCGTGCCTGTTGTTTTGGTCGTGGTTTACGGTAACAGAGCTTACGAAGATGCCTTGCTTGAGCTTACAGATATTGCTGAAGGTGCAGGATTTAAAACTGTTGCAGGGGCTGCGTTTATCGGGGAACATTCTTTTTCAACTTCGGCTACTCCGCTTTCAGTAGGAAGACCGGATTTTGTAGATATTGATAAAGCAAAGAGTTTCGGCGCAGAATTGGCAAGCAAATTTTCAAGCAACGGTTTTGCTAGCGACTCTAAACTAAAAGTGCCGGGCAATAAGCCTTATAAGACAAAATCTGCGAGTGCATCTGTTTCTCCGATTTCGCTGGATAATTGTGAACTGTGCGGTTCATGTGAAAGAGTTTGTCCTACGGGAGCAATAGCTGTCGGGGCACACGTCATTACTGACGGTGATAAGTGTATATTGTGCTGTGCCTGTATAAAGGTCTGTACTGCCGGTTTTAGAAAAATGGAAATTCCGAAAATTTTGAAAGTTACGCAATTTCTTGCTGATACTTGCAAAGATCGTAAAGAACCTGAAATTTATTATTAA
- a CDS encoding ABC transporter ATP-binding protein, producing the protein MSDATTPFLSCKNLSRVFVKKLDFAGKIASALGSKIREERVQAVDSVDLDVMPGEVLGLVGESGCGKSTLGRMLCGILPDSGGDILYKGQNVKDLSPKDALHYAINVQMIFQDPYASLNPRKRVSQIIGEAPLYHGLTTRKNFDSYLSEVMLRCGLDPTYKDRYPHQFSGGQRQRIGIARAMAVQPECLVCDESVAALDVSIQAQILNLFMNLRKELNLTCLFISHDLGVVEHISDRIAVMYLGRIVEIASVETLFSNPFHPYSQALLNEIPRLEKRDVDFAPLKGEIPSPLDPPEGCHFHPRCAHAMDICRLAVPEIREIAPGHKTRCHLSNIKK; encoded by the coding sequence ATGAGTGATGCCACCACCCCATTTTTAAGCTGTAAAAACCTCAGCCGGGTCTTTGTTAAAAAGCTCGACTTTGCAGGCAAAATAGCAAGCGCTCTCGGTTCAAAAATTCGCGAAGAAAGAGTTCAGGCTGTCGATAGCGTTGATCTCGATGTCATGCCCGGTGAAGTTCTGGGACTGGTCGGAGAATCGGGCTGCGGAAAATCCACGCTCGGCAGAATGCTTTGCGGAATTCTACCGGATTCAGGTGGAGATATTTTATACAAAGGTCAAAATGTAAAAGACCTGTCTCCAAAAGATGCCCTGCACTACGCCATAAACGTGCAGATGATTTTTCAGGACCCTTACGCGTCACTGAACCCGCGTAAAAGAGTGAGCCAGATCATCGGAGAAGCTCCGCTTTATCACGGCCTTACCACGCGCAAAAATTTTGATTCATACTTATCCGAAGTGATGCTTCGCTGCGGACTTGATCCGACCTATAAAGATCGCTACCCTCACCAGTTCTCAGGCGGACAGCGCCAGCGTATCGGTATAGCAAGGGCAATGGCTGTTCAGCCCGAATGCCTTGTTTGTGATGAATCAGTAGCCGCGCTGGATGTATCCATTCAGGCTCAAATTCTGAACCTGTTTATGAATCTACGCAAAGAGCTGAACCTTACATGTTTGTTCATCAGTCATGACTTAGGAGTTGTTGAACATATTTCAGACCGCATCGCGGTTATGTATCTAGGTAGAATCGTTGAGATAGCGTCAGTTGAAACACTGTTCAGCAACCCGTTTCATCCTTATTCGCAAGCTCTTCTGAACGAAATTCCGAGACTGGAAAAAAGAGATGTAGATTTTGCCCCGTTAAAAGGCGAAATCCCGTCACCGTTAGATCCGCCTGAAGGCTGTCATTTTCATCCACGGTGTGCACATGCAATGGATATATGCAGGCTGGCAGTTCCTGAAATACGCGAAATAGCACCGGGACACAAAACCCGCTGCCATCTTTCAAATATCAAAAAATAA
- a CDS encoding ABC transporter ATP-binding protein: protein MSNKLLDIKNLETFFYTRAGVAKAVNDISLSIDKGEIIGIVGESGSGKSVTGFSIMGLVDPPGEIAGGSIKFKGEEILGQSEEQWRSFRGSKVSMIFQDPMMTLNPVLRIDTQMIEAIRAHEKVSKSKARKRCVETLAMVGIPSPEERIKSYPHQFSGGMRQRVAIAIGLLNKPDLIIADEPTTALDVTIQAQILSEMQTLCRKTGMALIWITHDLTVIAGLAHKVAVMYAGKIIEEGNVQEVLDYPLHPYTHGLIGSVPSRNKRGEPLYQIPGMTPSLINIPEGCSFRMRCPRADGMCMQEPEEAKPTNGRMVRCHHPL, encoded by the coding sequence ATGAGCAATAAATTACTCGATATCAAGAATCTGGAAACTTTTTTTTACACCCGTGCCGGAGTTGCCAAGGCAGTTAACGACATATCTCTAAGCATTGATAAGGGTGAAATCATAGGTATCGTAGGGGAATCAGGGTCCGGTAAATCAGTAACCGGCTTCTCAATTATGGGACTTGTGGACCCTCCCGGAGAAATAGCAGGCGGCAGTATCAAGTTCAAAGGGGAAGAAATTCTCGGACAGAGCGAAGAACAATGGCGCTCTTTCAGAGGATCAAAAGTTTCCATGATTTTTCAGGACCCGATGATGACTCTGAATCCCGTCCTCCGCATTGATACCCAGATGATTGAAGCCATCCGCGCACATGAAAAAGTCAGTAAAAGCAAAGCCAGAAAAAGGTGTGTCGAAACTCTGGCTATGGTTGGAATTCCTTCACCGGAAGAACGTATTAAATCTTATCCGCACCAGTTTTCAGGCGGAATGAGACAACGCGTAGCCATCGCCATCGGACTTTTAAATAAACCGGACCTGATTATTGCAGATGAGCCGACAACAGCTCTTGATGTCACCATTCAAGCACAGATTCTGTCTGAAATGCAGACTCTCTGTCGCAAAACTGGAATGGCGCTGATCTGGATTACTCACGATCTGACTGTCATAGCCGGACTGGCTCATAAAGTTGCGGTTATGTACGCAGGTAAAATTATAGAAGAAGGCAATGTTCAGGAAGTTCTGGATTATCCGCTGCATCCTTATACTCACGGGCTGATCGGTTCTGTTCCGAGCCGGAACAAGCGCGGAGAGCCTCTATATCAGATCCCGGGAATGACGCCGTCGCTGATTAATATCCCGGAAGGCTGTTCATTCAGGATGCGCTGTCCCAGAGCTGACGGAATGTGCATGCAGGAACCGGAAGAAGCCAAGCCGACCAACGGGCGCATGGTTCGCTGCCACCACCCTCTCTAA
- a CDS encoding ABC transporter permease → MADMNELIEPDVKEESLLLLSLKEFFESKTASIGLVILTVMVVVALLAPYISPQNPYDLMSIDIMDSKLEPGSKSMDESVTFVLGTDSQGRDMLSSILYGLRISLGVGVLSTIIALIIGSAIGLWASFVGGKTDSFIMRVVDLQLSFPAILVALILLAVLGKGIDKIILSLVIVQWAYYARAIRSNVLVERRKEYVEAAKCLALPQRRVMFGHVLPNCTPELIVISTVKVAGAIALEATLSFLGLGMPITEPSLGLLIANGFKYMQSGYYWISFYPGVALLILIVSINIVGDRLRDVLNPRLKK, encoded by the coding sequence ATGGCAGACATGAACGAATTAATAGAGCCGGATGTAAAAGAAGAATCCCTGCTGTTGCTATCGCTCAAAGAATTTTTTGAAAGCAAAACCGCTTCCATCGGACTGGTAATTCTAACAGTGATGGTTGTAGTGGCACTTCTTGCGCCCTACATTTCTCCGCAAAATCCCTACGATCTGATGAGCATCGATATCATGGATTCCAAGCTTGAGCCCGGAAGCAAATCCATGGACGAATCTGTCACCTTTGTTTTAGGAACAGACAGTCAGGGCCGCGACATGCTCAGCTCCATACTCTACGGACTACGCATCAGTCTCGGAGTCGGAGTACTAAGTACAATAATCGCTCTTATCATCGGATCGGCTATCGGGCTGTGGGCCTCATTTGTAGGAGGTAAAACAGACTCCTTTATTATGCGGGTAGTTGACCTGCAACTGAGTTTTCCTGCAATTCTGGTTGCACTTATACTGCTGGCAGTACTGGGAAAAGGGATCGATAAGATCATACTTTCACTGGTCATTGTGCAGTGGGCATATTATGCCCGAGCCATACGCAGTAATGTTCTTGTGGAACGCAGAAAAGAATATGTTGAAGCCGCCAAGTGTCTTGCCTTACCGCAGCGAAGAGTCATGTTCGGACACGTGCTGCCAAACTGTACACCGGAACTGATTGTTATCTCCACCGTAAAAGTTGCCGGAGCTATCGCACTCGAAGCGACCCTGTCCTTTCTGGGACTGGGAATGCCAATCACAGAACCTTCTTTAGGTTTGCTGATCGCAAACGGGTTTAAATACATGCAAAGCGGATATTACTGGATCAGCTTCTATCCCGGTGTGGCACTGCTCATTTTAATTGTAAGTATTAATATCGTAGGTGACAGACTGCGTGATGTTTTGAATCCGAGGCTTAAAAAATGA
- a CDS encoding ABC transporter permease, whose protein sequence is MLAFLIRRISQSVMVLLVMSMLVFVGVFYIGNPIDILIAPDATPAEYARAVKDLGLDKPMLTQYGIFLKDALHGDLGNSFVYNEPALKLIMQRMPATMELAVTAMLMAVFIGIPLGMLAGIKHDTMLGRSIMRFSILGFSLPTFWVGLMFIILFSVQLGWLPSGGRGTTVELLGVPVSFLTWDGIQHLILPAMNLALFKTSLAIRLSRAGVQENLQMDYVKFAKAKGLSNTRIIGLHVMKNIMIPVITVLGMEFGGLIAFAVVTETIFSWPGMGKLVIDSIGVLDRPVIVAYLLITVTMFIIINLLVDIIYSILDPRVRLGDQN, encoded by the coding sequence ATGCTCGCATTTTTGATTCGCAGAATTTCACAAAGCGTCATGGTACTGCTTGTTATGTCCATGCTGGTCTTCGTGGGTGTCTTTTACATTGGCAATCCCATCGATATTCTAATCGCCCCGGATGCTACACCGGCAGAATACGCACGTGCAGTAAAAGATCTGGGACTTGATAAGCCCATGCTCACCCAATACGGAATATTTTTAAAGGACGCCCTGCACGGTGATTTAGGTAACTCCTTTGTATATAATGAACCGGCATTGAAGCTGATCATGCAACGGATGCCCGCCACAATGGAACTCGCGGTCACAGCTATGCTTATGGCTGTCTTTATAGGTATCCCACTGGGGATGCTTGCGGGAATCAAGCACGATACAATGCTTGGCCGCAGTATTATGCGTTTCTCCATTCTGGGCTTCAGTCTTCCCACCTTCTGGGTCGGACTTATGTTCATCATACTTTTTTCAGTTCAACTGGGTTGGCTGCCGTCCGGCGGACGCGGGACCACGGTTGAACTGCTGGGAGTTCCGGTAAGTTTTCTTACATGGGACGGCATACAACACTTAATTCTTCCGGCTATGAACCTCGCACTTTTCAAGACCTCGCTGGCCATCAGACTCAGCAGGGCCGGAGTTCAAGAAAATTTACAGATGGACTATGTAAAATTTGCCAAAGCGAAGGGGCTTTCAAACACCAGAATCATTGGATTGCATGTCATGAAAAACATCATGATTCCGGTCATTACGGTTCTGGGTATGGAATTCGGAGGCCTGATTGCCTTCGCGGTAGTTACTGAAACTATTTTTTCATGGCCCGGCATGGGTAAACTGGTCATCGACTCAATCGGTGTGCTGGACCGTCCTGTAATCGTCGCATACCTGCTGATTACCGTGACAATGTTCATCATTATCAACCTGCTCGTTGACATAATCTACTCCATACTGGACCCCAGAGTTCGTCTGGGCGACCAAAATTAG
- a CDS encoding ABC transporter substrate-binding protein: protein MRKKLLLTLAIVVCFALGATVAQAKTLTLGLKGEPTSLDPHFHNVSANNMQALYIFDKLIRQDNRQKLQPGLAESWAPISETVWEFKLRKGVKFHDGSPFTAEDVKFTLERIPNVPNSPSSFSGFVNEIKTIDIVDANTIRLTTEKPSPLLPRQLAAFTIISKKNAEGASTADFNSGKAAIGTGPYALVKWERGDKIIYKRNDAYWGEKLPWDEIIVRPITNDGTRVAALKSGDVDLINFVPPADINHLGKESKIHLSESPSTRLIYLHLDSDREDSPTVTGNNGEKIKNPLKDPRVRKAISKAINRRAIAARIMDGLAVPASQMVPDGYEGTSTRLKPEAYDPKGAKKLLELAGYPEGFKIIINGPNDRYVNDSDIAQAIAQMLTKIGIKTEVSTMPKSVYFGRASKLEFSLMLVGWATDTGEQSNCLASLLHTYDADKGFGASNRGRYSNPQLDSMLEEALVTVDQDKHNDLIIKATEIGISDTGIVPIHYQVNVWGMKKGLDYNGRTDGYTIPREIISGK, encoded by the coding sequence ATGCGGAAAAAATTATTGCTGACTCTTGCAATCGTAGTATGTTTTGCGCTCGGAGCAACAGTTGCACAAGCCAAAACACTGACTTTGGGCCTCAAGGGAGAACCAACTTCTCTTGACCCTCACTTTCACAACGTTTCAGCCAACAATATGCAGGCTCTGTACATTTTTGACAAACTTATCCGTCAGGACAACAGACAAAAACTCCAGCCGGGTCTTGCAGAGTCCTGGGCCCCTATTTCTGAAACAGTATGGGAATTCAAACTTCGCAAAGGCGTAAAATTTCATGACGGATCTCCGTTCACAGCTGAAGATGTAAAATTCACACTTGAACGCATTCCTAATGTTCCTAACAGCCCGTCTTCTTTCTCCGGATTTGTTAACGAAATCAAAACAATTGATATCGTAGATGCTAACACTATCCGCTTAACTACAGAAAAACCTTCACCTCTTTTGCCCAGACAGCTGGCAGCATTCACCATCATTTCCAAAAAAAATGCTGAAGGCGCATCCACTGCAGACTTTAACTCAGGTAAAGCTGCAATCGGAACCGGTCCTTATGCTTTAGTTAAATGGGAACGTGGTGACAAAATTATATACAAACGCAATGATGCATACTGGGGAGAAAAACTTCCATGGGATGAAATCATCGTCAGACCTATTACTAATGACGGAACCCGCGTTGCAGCACTTAAATCCGGTGACGTAGACCTCATTAACTTTGTACCGCCTGCCGATATCAATCACCTTGGAAAAGAATCAAAAATTCATCTTTCCGAGTCTCCTTCGACCCGCCTCATCTACCTGCACCTTGACTCTGACCGTGAGGACTCTCCTACCGTCACAGGTAACAACGGCGAAAAGATCAAGAATCCTCTGAAAGACCCACGTGTACGTAAAGCTATCTCTAAAGCTATCAACCGCAGAGCTATTGCAGCACGCATCATGGACGGGCTTGCTGTTCCTGCAAGCCAGATGGTTCCAGATGGATACGAAGGCACAAGCACAAGACTTAAGCCTGAAGCATACGACCCTAAAGGCGCAAAGAAATTACTTGAGCTTGCAGGTTACCCTGAAGGATTCAAAATCATCATTAACGGACCTAATGACCGTTATGTAAACGATTCTGATATCGCTCAGGCGATTGCTCAGATGCTGACCAAAATCGGTATCAAAACAGAAGTCAGCACCATGCCTAAGAGTGTTTACTTCGGTAGAGCTTCCAAACTCGAATTCAGCCTAATGCTCGTTGGCTGGGCAACAGATACCGGCGAACAGTCCAACTGCCTCGCATCTCTGCTTCATACTTACGATGCAGATAAAGGTTTCGGCGCATCCAACCGCGGTCGTTACTCCAATCCACAGCTTGACTCCATGCTCGAAGAAGCTCTTGTCACAGTTGATCAGGACAAACATAACGACCTGATTATCAAAGCAACTGAAATTGGTATCAGCGACACCGGAATCGTTCCTATTCACTATCAGGTGAATGTATGGGGAATGAAGAAGGGGCTGGATTACAATGGCCGCACCGATGGTTACACCATCCCACGCGAAATCATTTCAGGTAAATAA
- a CDS encoding ATP-binding protein, with translation MAQIIQSGQNTAMPTRIVILGSECTGKTTLAAKIAEHFKVNFASEYLREYFEMKNGHLTINDAIPIAKGQLEKERELELKGYCPLLCDTDIITSIVYSKYYFGKCPDWIETEVMKRGSTHYLLCDIDVPWTADGQRDRPEEREYMQNLFLNELRERNLPFDIISGDIESRFNKSVTIINNLLHC, from the coding sequence ATGGCTCAAATCATACAAAGCGGACAGAATACAGCAATGCCAACCCGCATAGTAATTCTCGGCTCTGAATGTACAGGCAAAACGACTCTCGCCGCAAAAATAGCTGAACATTTTAAAGTAAATTTCGCCTCGGAATACCTGCGGGAATACTTTGAAATGAAAAACGGACATCTTACGATCAATGACGCCATTCCCATTGCAAAAGGACAACTGGAGAAAGAACGTGAGCTTGAACTGAAAGGTTACTGTCCGCTTCTCTGCGATACCGACATAATAACCTCGATTGTGTACTCTAAGTATTACTTCGGCAAATGCCCGGACTGGATAGAAACGGAGGTTATGAAACGAGGAAGCACCCACTACTTGCTTTGCGACATAGATGTTCCATGGACTGCCGACGGGCAACGGGACAGACCGGAGGAAAGAGAATACATGCAGAACCTTTTCTTAAATGAACTGCGCGAAAGAAACCTACCATTTGATATTATATCCGGTGACATTGAAAGTAGATTTAATAAATCTGTAACTATCATCAACAACTTACTACACTGCTGA
- the pnuC gene encoding nicotinamide riboside transporter PnuC has protein sequence MLDFAMEPINFIITFINSMGLGERVSIATGLIYIVLSVRQNALCWPFGIVSVAIWMVVVFQGKLYSDAFLQFIYVVLGFYGWHQWLRGGKDHEPLKVRKVDLKLSLRLAAIGLITFIPLGYISENYLGASFPWWDALTTVISLIAQYLLAKKYLENWILWITADAMYIVIYYLKGWTGYSGLMTVYTVMAIIGFAGWLKSYKADRIQQCQPA, from the coding sequence ATGCTTGATTTTGCAATGGAACCTATAAACTTCATCATAACCTTCATTAACTCTATGGGGCTTGGTGAACGTGTATCCATTGCCACGGGGCTGATTTATATAGTGCTGAGTGTCCGGCAGAATGCTTTATGCTGGCCTTTCGGAATTGTGAGCGTGGCGATATGGATGGTTGTTGTCTTTCAGGGAAAACTGTACTCGGACGCATTTCTGCAATTTATATATGTCGTGCTGGGCTTCTACGGCTGGCATCAATGGCTTCGCGGCGGCAAAGATCACGAACCGCTTAAAGTTCGAAAAGTTGACCTAAAATTATCCCTCCGCCTTGCCGCGATCGGACTTATCACATTCATACCACTCGGATATATATCAGAAAATTACCTCGGCGCATCTTTTCCGTGGTGGGACGCCCTCACAACGGTCATAAGCCTTATCGCTCAATATCTGCTGGCTAAAAAATACCTCGAAAACTGGATTCTGTGGATTACCGCAGACGCAATGTATATAGTCATATATTACCTTAAAGGATGGACCGGATACAGCGGATTGATGACGGTTTATACTGTCATGGCGATTATCGGATTCGCCGGATGGCTCAAATCATACAAAGCGGACAGAATACAGCAATGCCAACCCGCATAG